The sequence ATGGTACTTCTACATCACGATACTGATTTGAGATTTGACTTGAAGACTTGGTTCTCAAGTAATTCATCATCAACTTCGACATATGTTCTACAATTCTACTAGCGTTTTGGTGAACCATACACATGTGATTTTATTCTACTACCATGCCGCTGCTTTACAAGCTGCCGCACTTCTATAAATTCTGCACTTGGCTACCATGGTTGTTGTTTTCTACAAAACCACCGTTGCTATACTTTTCTCCACCGGCCGCTTCTGTTCATTCACAAGTTGCTGCCAATACTACaaagttttctaatttttactTGTCCAATCTCATACGTGTTACTACGTATGAGCTTGCGGGAGGGTATCAAGGAAACTAGAGATCTACCAAGATTAACTAGAAGAATCTAAAAGATATACATTAGGAATATTTACATTATCTCTTATGTATTATTTACATTTGTATTTATCTTAGAATAAGAAACTTAGCTTTATCGTATCTCTACCATTATGTATAAATACCTATTTTATGTTAATGTATAAACCAAGCCTTTCTAAATTATATCACTCCGCTTTTTCAATCTTTGACACGAATGTAACTGTTTTTTTCATGTACGTTTGGTAGAACTGGCAAGCCATCAACACAAAACATCACCTTCGAGAGCCCAATGTGAAGCATAGACTGTTTGGAGTTCGGACAATATAGGTCGATTGCCATGAGCACGATAAAGATCAATTCCAGCCcaaaatgaaatttgtttaGGAGTCTTACATTAAAAGTTAGAAAGGGCTTCTATCATCTACTATATTTTATACGAAGGATATGAATTATTCAACACATATGTTAACACTATAATGTTATACTTTGTATagcttatattatatagtatagttGAGATGTATTAAGTGTATTAAGTTTCCTTTTGCTTAAGATATAATTCTACCAAGTTTGATTAATGAGAAATCTAATTCCTTCTTTGCTCCTCTCTCTAACTGTCAACATGGTATTAGAGCTTTGAGCGTTAGTGAGAGAATCTTCTTCCGCTTCGTTGAATTCCATTGATTCATCATCCGATCTTTCGATTTCTCTTCTGATTTCTCAttcgatcatcttcttctctttgggtttctcttttctttcgtTTTTCGGAGCTCAAATCCAGCTCGATTTCACAGATTTGTTACGCGATGAGTGCGACTTTAGATCAGAttgcttctctttttgttgTACATCTTTTAAAGGCGATCGCGGTGTTTGTTATTCTCGTCGTTGCTTTCGTAAATGTTCTTGCTGTTTCTTTCTCAGTTTGAGTGATTGGTGTTTTCCGATTCAGTTGTTATCGTATTCTTGGTTATGGCGAATTCAGTATCCGATTCAGCTCAACAACCTGACTACAGGCACTGACCATGCTGGATTGATTTTAGTCTCGGATAGGTTGACTACAGGTGCAAAGTTTAATTCATGGCGAAGGTCCATGCAAATGTCTCTTAATGTCAGGAACAAATTGGGATTTATTGACGGTACGATCTCTAAACCATCATCAGATCACCGTGACTATGGTTCTTGGAGTCGTTGCAATGATATGGTATCTACCTGGTTGATGAATTATGTATCCAAGAAAATAGGCCAGAGTCTTTTGTTTATTCCAACAGCAAAGGAAATTTGGAAGGATATTATCTCTAGGTTTAAACAGGATGATGCTCCGAAAGTTTATGAAATAGAGCAGAAGCTGAGCTCAATTCATCAAGGAGCGATGGATGTGATTGCCTATTACACTGAATTGGTAACTCTCTGGGAGGAGCTTAAGAACTATGTAGAACTACCTGTTTGTACTTGTGGCAAGTGTGAGTGTAGTGCTGCCTTGTTGTGGGAGAAACTACAACAAAGGAGTCGTGTGACTAAATTTTTGATGGGTTTGAATGACTCATATGAAGCCACTCATCGTCACATCTTGATGATCAAGCCTATGCCATCAATTGAGAATGCTTTTCACATGGTGACTGAAGATGAGAGGAAACAGAACATTGCTAAGCCTACTCGGACTG comes from Camelina sativa cultivar DH55 chromosome 19, Cs, whole genome shotgun sequence and encodes:
- the LOC109130846 gene encoding uncharacterized protein LOC109130846 gives rise to the protein MSATLDQIASLFVVHLLKAIAVFVILVVAFLLSYSWLWRIQYPIQLNNLTTGTDHAGLILVSDRLTTGAKFNSWRRSMQMSLNVRNKLGFIDGTISKPSSDHRDYGSWSRCNDMVSTWLMNYVSKKIGQSLLFIPTAKEIWKDIISRFKQDDAPKVYEIEQKLSSIHQGAMDVIAYYTELVTLWEELKNYVELPVCTCGKCECSAALLWEKLQQRSRVTKFLMGLNDSYEATHRHILMIKPMPSIENAFHMVTEDERKQNIAKPTRTDGVVFQTSGPPTTFVSDGSTYDGPADNMAYAVQNTYRPRQSLPLCTHCGMSGHVVQKCFKLHGYPPGYIPGFKSIYSGYHSQRMANPQSV